The genomic DNA CTTATCAACTGAATTTCCTCtgtaaaaaagaattttcctttaGTAACTACTTGGTCACTTTAAAGtaagtttgtattttttcttgGCCAGAATTGTATAATGCCTAGAAGAAAAGTGGTTAAATTTGGGCCAAAGTAGCAGGGGAAGCCATACTCTTCTCAACCTGTGTAAGAGTCATTCTTTCTCATGAAGATACTGGTCTTGGGAATTGGCATTTTGATATATGGGTTTGCAAGATGCAGCACTGTCAATTATATCAACAATCATTTTTGCTGAAGGAATTAGGAGATTAATGATTTCTTGTTTCTGAAAACAGAGACTGATTTATGTGATGTGAAATACTCAATTACAAGTAATTGAGTTTACTCTGCTCTTGTTCTCTAATTGAAACAATGTCTAATTgtttaattaatctttttaatgataacatataatattaaaatctttaatcatactgcaaaaaaaaatttttttttaagattttatttattcgggatccctgggtggcgcagcggtttagcgcctgcctttggctcagggcgcgatcctggagacccgggatcgaatcccacgtcgggctcccggtgcatgaagcctgcttctccctctgcctgtgtctctgcctctctctctctctctctgtgactatcgtaaataaataaaaataaaataaaaagattttatttattcaagagaggcacacagagagagaggcagagacacaggcagagggagaagcaggctccctgcagggatcccgatgtggaactcgatccgaGACCCtccgatcacgccctgagccaaaagcagacgctcaaccactgagccatccaggcgtcccaataaaataaaatttctaattaaagTCCAAAAGACTAAGTTTTCTACATGGCTCTTGCTAGTGAAAGTGAATTATCAGCAGAGCagtaaatgaaatatattcacaTTAATCTTCAAGCGACTTTTAGTAAAAGGGAACAATGAAAGGGTTATACTCACAGGATTAAATTAGAAGCAACTTCTTTCGACAACAGTAACTAAAAAATAGCTTTAATATACAGTAAATTTCTGGCCAGGCACCAATACTGGAAAGAGGAAAGGTCTTCTTCATTTCTCTACGTAGTCTGTGAGCTTTGtgcaagtgtttatttttttaattcagaagatGTCTATTGGCACTACAAAAATTGGGAGTCATAAAGAGAACTTTCATTAGTTAACAAAAGGACAATTGAGACTGGGGAGGGAAGCTGAAGAGAATCAACAAGAACGCCTGCCCAAAGCTCCCTATCACTTGAATCTCGGCCTAATTATTCCTCtcattcttgttctctctcccttctctccagccCTAGGAAACGTGAACGCTCGGTCCACACAACCCGGTGGAGGCAAAACTGAGGAGGGAGAGGGCGGAGGCAtctgacacccccaccccacccccccaaccttGGTGTCTACGGCATGAGCACCAAACCAGGCAGCGTCGGAGGAATCCCTGACGCTCCCTCCCAGCTCGCCCACAGGGGGCGCCGCAGCCTGCTGGGGAGTGGGCGGCGGGGGCAAGGGCCGCGGGCTCCGGCGCCGTCAGACACAGTCGTACTCACCGAACGCTTTCTCCGTGCTCGCCTCTCGGCGTAGTGTCctcatgccttttatttatttactttttcctcaTGCCTTCTAAAACAAATCGCTGAGGGGGGGCGTACGACCAACTCTAGGAGGCAGACCAAGAAAACCATGGCTCGAGGAAACCCGGTCGCGCGCCCTTGCTCGCACGGGTCAAACCCCGGCTCGTTCGACTCCGGAGTCCTACCTCCGTCGCCTCCCGTCTTCTCAATCGTCCCGTTAATAAAAACGAGGTGGTCGGCGAGATCATCTCTAGGAATGTTTCCAGCCGGACGGTTTTACCGTTTCATTAGGAGCCGGGAAGAAGAAACCTTCAAGGTGTCCCCCTCAGAGCAGCGGCCCCAGAGCAGCGGACGCGACCCCGCCGCCAGGCGCAggggccggggtcctgggagccccGGTCGAGCCGCTCGCAAGGGCTCACGGGTCCTCGTGCGCATGCGCAGTGGACCGGGCGcgcggcgccccccccccccgcccccctccgcgcCCCGTGAGACCCGCGCGGGGTTCCAGTCCCTGAGGGAGGCGGCGGGGACATGTGCGCGTCCGACTCCACGACCCCTGCTGACCGTTGGCCCTCCAGCCGGCCCCCAGCAGAGCTTCCCTTGCGCCCTTCCCCTCGTCTCCTTCTCGGCTCTGGTCCCAACACCCTCGCTCCGGGCCGGGGAGCGGGGAGGAGACCTCCAGCTTGACGCCCGGGGCCGCCCGCTGGCCTCGAGTCGGTCCGCCCCGGGGCGTGAggacgggggcggggctgcggacTTAGGACTTGGGACTCCCGCCCCGAAGCTGCTGCTTCTAGAGCCCAGCAGGCAACCTAGGCTGGCCAAGAGCGAGCCATGACCGCGCTGTGGGGCCTCTGGCCCCCggggcaggacacctgcacctcgcTGGGGCTGATGCTGTCGCTCGTGCTGTTGATGGGGTTGGCCCGCGTGGTCACCCGGCAGCGGCTGCACAGGTTCATGATGGCCCACACCTTCGTCTTGGAGTTTCTGGCCACTTTCCAGCTCTGCTGCTGCACCCATGAGCTGCAACTGCTGAGCGAGCAGGAACCCGTGCACCCCACCTGGCCGCTAACGCTAACCTACTTCTTTTCGCTGGTGCACGGCCTGACTCTGGTGGGCACCTCTACCAACCCGTGCGGCGTGATGATGCAGATGTTGCTGGGGGGAATGTCCCCCGAGACCGGTGCGATTAGGCTGTTGGCTCAGCTGATTGGTGCCCTGTGCAGCAGATACTGCATAAGCGCCCTTTGGGGCCTGGGGCTGACCAAGTACCACCTCAACGAGAGGACCTTCGCTTGCAGAAATCCTATTCAAGTCGACTTGCCCAAAGCGGTCGTCACAGAAGCCATCTGCTCCTTTATTTTCCACAGCGCTCTGTTGCACTTCCAGGAGATCCGAACCAAGCTTCGTATCCACCTGCTGGCAGCACTCATCACCTTTTTGGTCTATGCAGGTTTGTTATTCCCACAAAACATTTGGCATGTCCGGAGCCTCTGTGACTTGAGGCGCTAAGTTCTTTACCAAGAAACATTTGATACCCATACTTCTGCGATTTGTCTATATTGGTATCCCCATTTTTCTAACCATTTTGCAGCCTGTTCTTTACCAGTTGTGCAGACATATAGATCCTCTCTATTGAGTGCTGTTTTTGAATACCCAGCAACAGGAGCCATTTCTGTGCTGAAACtgagaaatactgaaatattGCCAAAGGTTCAAATATCCTGCAAAGGGATTGTTTTAATGGTAGAGAGGAAAGATAACTTATCAACTATCTCTTTCCTTATGCCAACCTGACACTCTGACTGAAAAATGATCATGAGTTTAAAAAGTGCCTTCCAATGTAAGGCATAGACTATTTGATTGGTTTATAGTAAGAATAAGGAGTATTCTGTAGTTTTGTCTTAGTTCTTTTTCTACAAAATTTCTTAAAGTCATTTCTTAATTAATCTTGAGTTATAAATGAACGTCTAAGTGGCCTAACACAAaagatgtgttttaaaattaaaacttggtgatccctgggtggcgcagcggtttggcgcctgcctttggcccggggcgcgatcctggagacctgggatcgaatcccacatcaggctcccggtgcatggagcctgcttttccctctgcctgtgtctctgcctctctctctctctctctctctgtgactatcataaataaataaaaattaaaaaaaaaaaaaaaaaagaggagtgaaGAGAGGATGAGCTACAGAGGGAGGAATAAATGGTGCCTAGTCACACACGCAGTTTCCCTTCTTAGAAATCCAACcagggaggatccctgggtggcgcagcggtttggcgcctgcctttggcccggggcgcgatcctggagacccaggatcgaatcccacgtcgggctcccggtgcatggagcctgcttctccctctgcctgtgtctctgcctctctctctctctctctctcattgtgtgactatcataaataaataaaaatttaaaaaaaagaaattctttaaaaaaataaaaattaaattaaaacttgctTGAAATtaaagatgctttttaaaaaacaagtaactCAAGAAATCTGTTGATTTCATGCAAACCATTTGTTTACTTTGACAAGATCTCAGATGCAGTGGATACCCTAGATATCCTAAAGGGGACTAGGAAATCCAAAAAACAAGTTTAATGATGGAATGTGTCATTTTAAATGATTGCCACAAAGTAGCTTCATTGGGACTATATACAATGTTTTAGAGACAGGTAtctaataaaaggaaattagttGTAATGGTCTATCTTCTACCCACTGAAAGTGAGACTATGAGTAGAAGCAAACCTCAGAGTAAGGGCTTCTAAACATTTGCTTGACTTCCcaggataaaaatgaaagatttttctaTCCATCTTTCATCCATTAGATCTAGTACTATTCTTTGTGTATACACAGATGGAAATAAAGGGTataggagagagggaaggatttATGTATATTTGAGGGGTTGGTGTAtagttacttatttattaaagttttaggTTTGGGCTAAAGCAGAAACATGCCCCCATTTATGAAGATAATCATCCCTTGCAAAAAAGTTATGCTCTGTACTTTTATAATTAATggtgtattttaaagttttccagGTACTCTCAGTATGAAAccagagttgagaaccactgctcttgTCCCAACTTGAGCTGGCCCATTTGGAAGCCACTTCCTACATGtggttatttacatttatttatttatttttttaaaagactattgtttttttaagattttatttatttattcatgagagacacacacagagagaggcagagacacaggtagagggagaagcaggctccatgcggggagcccaatgcgggactccatcctgggttcccaggatcaggccatgggctgaaggcaggtgctaaaccactgagctccctgggctgccctagttatttacatttaaattaactaaaatattCGGTTCctcagccacatttcaagtggtcAGTAGCCACACTTGGCTAGTGGGTGCAGTATTGGACAGCGCCGAGACTGTTTCCATGGCAGAACCTAATAGACAACTGTGGATTGCTACTGTTACAGAAATTGATAATCTATTATGATCTTCCTTTTCTGCCAATGTAAGGGAGATAAGAATATTCATTGGGTAATATACTAATAAGCACATAGGAAATTTATGAGTTATCTTAGTTAATCCTTAGGAAAACTCACTAATGAATacattattaccattttaaataAAGTGAGGCTCATAAATGTGAAAGGACTTGTCCAATATCACACAGCTAGAATGTGCTGGAATCATGGTTCAAACTGACACTAAGGCTTAATCTCATTTCATTATCAGCTTTTTTACACTGTGATCctcaaaagtaacaaaaatatgtacatacaattgaacattattcagccatgaaaggGAATTGAGTTCTGATAACACCACAGCATGCATGGACGGAACTTGCCAGACACAAAGGGACAAACAAATGTTGCAGGACTtcacttatataaaaaaaatccagaatgggcagcccgggtggctcagcggtttagcgccgccttcggcccagggcctgatcctggagacctgggttggtgtcccacgtcgggctccctgcatggagcctgcttctcctctgcctgtatctctgctgcgctctctttctccctctctctgtgtctctcattaataaataaaatttttaaaaaaatccagaatggGCAAATTCATAGAGTCAGAAAGTATAATAGATGTTACCAAGGGACTAGGAGGTAGGGAGGAGTCCAGGGACTTAATCTTTAATGGGTGCAGAGTACAGAGTTTCTCTTTGGAGTGATGGAAAAGTTTTGGAAATTGTGGTGATAGTTGAATATTGTGGATGTAATTAATGTCACTGAATATACactgaaaaatggttaaaatgacatgttttatattatatatactttaccACAATTTCAAACAATTTCAAGTTACAAAAGGATTCTGTTGCCAAGTAAATTTGGCAAACGCTGGATTAAACAGATTTTCTAACGTTAAGACAGTACAGAGCCTTTATTTACTATGCTGCTACATATTGTGAAACTCCAAAAGGAGGATGTGGAACAGTTCTTCAAACGTATGGAATCCTTTTGTCTAGGAGCATGTAGCAGAAGAGAACATATTTTGGGTAATGCAACACTAAGCCATATCCGCATTATTTTCTGTGGATATGTCATAACTTTAGTCAAGAGTTGTTCCAGATAAATGAACTGTCTTGGGAATGGTCAAGTTTCTGtcatatcagagagagagaagaggctttTGTTGGAAGGATTTAAGAATGGATAGGGAAGGAAAGGCAGGGGAAGAAGACTCAGATAAGTCAAGTCTCATTACAAGTTACTTTGGtatgtctttttttaacttctaaggTACTGTTGGTACTGACTTGACATGGTTGCGTCCTAGGATGTGATTTATTAACACGTTAGAGCTATAAAACTATTAATGCAGAATTCAAGCAAATCTTCCCTAATTTAGGTTTTGGGAGAATTTGGTTCAATGAACAGGGTAAGAGAGAActgcattcatttttaaaatttattttagagagagagcagggaggggcagagggagttcgagagaaactttagcagactctgCGGTGAGCAtggagctgatgcagggctccatcacaggaccctgagagcacaacctgagcctaaacctGGAATCAGATGTTccaccaactgcgccacccaggagcccctgcattCATTCttaattacagttgacccttgaaccaTACAAGGGTTAGGGGGCACTGAGCTcctacacagtcaaaaatccatgtataacttttgctTCCCCCCAAACTTAATTGCCTGCTGTTGACTGGAGGCCTTGCCGTTAATGGTTGatttacacatattttgtatgttgtatgtattatatactgtatttgtaCAATAAAGTAGAGGGAAGAATGttaaaatcatgagaaaatacatttacagtactgcattgtatttatatttaaaaaaaaaaccctgcatataagtggacctgtgcatttcaaacccatgttgttcaaggatcaacagTAATCAGACATTGAAAAAAGTCTGTTATTTTTTATACATCTAAGTTGTCTTTATTACTgcccttgttcatttcctttgTAGAATATTTAATTATACACTTGTTTTCTGATGTCTTCTTCTACCAGGCAGTAAGCTTTATGAATACAGAAACTAAAATTGTTTTGTTCATTATAACATATAACCAGGTCTTAGCATTGTGTCACCTGTTACACATTAAATACTCCTATTCACTTATAAAAATcatgtagaaaaaataatatatatctggatattttatattttatgtctaaGGGCTTTCAAAATAAGCATAATAAATTATCTGAAGAAACTAACATTTTTActtcattattcatttttggtATCCTAAATCCCGAAGAATATAGGTAAGTTTATTTGTTGAAGGAGAAGGGAACTAAgtcctttatatttatttgcttttaatgtAATAACTATATGAAATActcatttacaaatgaaaaaaaaagcttcaaacaAAGGtccaaaacatttatttattaattaagtgGGTTAAGTGTACAAGTTTGGAGTTTTATTGTACCCTTAAAAGAGATACTTAATTTAGgcctcatttcctcatctttaaaatggagactACTATCTACTCTTAAGACCATTATGAGgaatagaaaaatgtatttcaacttcttagcacagtacctggcacaaatATTCTGCTCACTGGAAAGGGCTAGCTCCAGACATTCTGGCTTATACACAAGTCTTATGATTTTACTACTGTCATTCTGTCACAGAAAATTTGATTCCCTGTAGGAGTATTGAGAAACATTAGCATCTAGAATTACCAGATTTAGCACTTGGACTTTGACACAGTCTTTAAATGTGGTAATGTCATCCAGTTTGTGCTCTCCTGTAAGACTCTTGACAATCAGCCAGCTCTGTCTTCCCATTGGTAGCTCTTCTTAGACATATATTATTATGTCTTCTCCCCTTCAGATGTcaacaaataacatttttcaaagatattttgttAGTCCTATGCCTGAtgggtgatttttaaataattaatgtttAATTACACAATGCATGAATGTATTCTCTTtgttaaaaattgaaacaatGCCAATGAGACTAAAAGTGCCTTTTGACTGCCATCTTCCATGCCTGTCCTCTCTCCTGTCTAGTCTTCCCACCAGGGTAGTCCTCTGCACATGCATGTATCTACTTCAAACTCTTTATGTGATTTATTATACATAAGTCTTACAGATCCTATAGAAACTATTGTTTAAGTATGTTCATGTTAACATAAAAGATATCATACCTTACTTTTTGCAATTTGCTTTTCTTGGTAATGGTAGTTGTTCAGTGCTATCTTGGGAGACTATGTCAATTAGTAACTCTATTTCtctcattatttcaaaatactgaATGTTATTCCAAATTAATAAGCTTCTTTATTTAGCGATCTTATGAATGGATACTTGGGTTTTCCCCAGTTCTTTGCATTATAAACAACACTACATATGTTTACTTGTATACACATATCAGTAGTTCTCTacaacagtggttttcaaaaggaaccccacccccaccctgccccaggagACATtcagcaatgtctggagatatttttggttgttacaaTGGTGGGGAAGACAGATGTGCTGGCATCTAGTAGTAAGgcccaaggatgctgctaaacatcccacaaACAGGACAGCCCCCAACAAAGAGCTATATAGTCTAAAACGTCAAAGCCAAAGTCATgttttgagtttgtttgttttttaagatttatttatttgcgagagagagagaaaaaacattagtgggagggggagagggagagagaatcccaagtagtctccatgctgagtgcagagcctgacatgaggcttgatctcaggaccctgatgtcatgacctgagacaaaaccaagattcagatgcttaaccatcacCACTCAGGAACCCCTTGGGCGTTTGACACAGAACCCACTCCTGATATGAATTTCTGtatcagctattttttttaaagatcttatttgagagcgagaccaagagagaaagagtacatgagcaggggggaatgacagaaggaaaaccagactccttgttgagcagagATGTCCCACACAGGGCCGGATTCCAGGATCCTGcgatcatgtcctgagcccaaggcagacacttatctgtctgagccacccaggcatcctgtgtaTTAGCTAAAACTattgcttaaaataataatttattgtttttcatgatTCTGTGGATCAGAAGGGAAATTCCTATGTGCCCATAATAGCTggagagttggggggggggtggtttggAAAAGCCAATGTAGCTGCACTCATGTGTTCAACAATTGGTGGCAGCTGTCATCTAAGATGCCTCAGTTCTCCCCCATGTGGCCTCTTATCCTCTAGCAGTCTAGACCAGCTTCCTTATGTGGTCAGGGCACTGTTCCAAGAGAGCAAAAAGTGGAAACTCA from Canis aureus isolate CA01 chromosome 23, VMU_Caureus_v.1.0, whole genome shotgun sequence includes the following:
- the AQP11 gene encoding aquaporin-11 isoform X2, encoding MTALWGLWPPGQDTCTSLGLMLSLVLLMGLARVVTRQRLHRFMMAHTFVLEFLATFQLCCCTHELQLLSEQEPVHPTWPLTLTYFFSLVHGLTLVGTSTNPCGVMMQMLLGGMSPETGAIRLLAQLIGALCSRYCISALWGLGLTKYHLNERTFACRNPIQVDLPKAVVTEAICSFIFHSALLHFQEIRTKLRIHLLAALITFLVYAGILLMILMFSFFLPWLYNHHAINKRE
- the AQP11 gene encoding aquaporin-11 isoform X1, with product MTALWGLWPPGQDTCTSLGLMLSLVLLMGLARVVTRQRLHRFMMAHTFVLEFLATFQLCCCTHELQLLSEQEPVHPTWPLTLTYFFSLVHGLTLVGTSTNPCGVMMQMLLGGMSPETGAIRLLAQLIGALCSRYCISALWGLGLTKYHLNERTFACRNPIQVDLPKAVVTEAICSFIFHSALLHFQEIRTKLRIHLLAALITFLVYAGGSLTGAVFNPALALSLHFTCFDEAFLRFFIVYWLAPSLGILLMILMFSFFLPWLYNHHAINKRE